One genomic window of Mesorhizobium sp. CAU 1732 includes the following:
- a CDS encoding DUF3445 domain-containing protein, which yields MRLKHTPYDGSSAPFTIGLKPLALPDWIEVDDLLGAYLAEKDRLYATIPENVFVAENDTHDAQAEVLQMLAEHLPQRFPDTYVREGNGLRIVTADRTIRVENVPTISPLVTASRLVQEDLVLMRRGENGWRLAAASLCFPSSWDLREKFGRPLADIHEPVPDFGRGTRAAGLIERMFDNLQGQAVQRFNWSLQAGPDLYHPLTNTQRNVRGTERPLWFPTEDPVAAAFIRVERQTLRKLPVSGDILFTIRIFVDPMRRLASHPDGTKLAHSFADQLDLLDHNQLAYKGLVADRDGLAERLRALASTTN from the coding sequence ATGAGGCTCAAGCACACCCCATATGATGGCTCGTCGGCACCGTTCACAATCGGGCTGAAACCCCTCGCCCTTCCCGACTGGATCGAGGTGGACGATCTGCTTGGAGCTTACCTTGCGGAGAAGGATAGGCTCTACGCGACAATACCGGAGAACGTGTTTGTCGCGGAAAACGATACGCATGACGCGCAAGCCGAAGTGCTTCAAATGCTGGCCGAGCATCTGCCGCAACGGTTTCCGGACACCTATGTTCGCGAGGGCAATGGACTGCGCATTGTCACGGCCGACCGCACGATCCGCGTGGAAAACGTTCCGACAATTTCTCCTCTCGTCACCGCGTCGCGGCTGGTACAGGAGGACCTCGTGCTCATGCGCCGTGGTGAGAACGGCTGGAGACTGGCGGCTGCATCGCTTTGCTTCCCCTCATCCTGGGACCTGCGCGAGAAATTCGGCCGCCCGCTCGCCGATATCCACGAGCCGGTTCCCGATTTCGGACGCGGCACCCGCGCTGCCGGTCTGATCGAGCGGATGTTCGACAATCTGCAAGGGCAGGCCGTCCAGCGGTTTAACTGGTCGCTTCAGGCCGGTCCCGATCTCTATCACCCCCTGACGAACACGCAGCGCAACGTCCGGGGCACAGAGAGACCCCTGTGGTTTCCAACCGAGGATCCCGTCGCGGCAGCTTTCATTCGGGTGGAGCGACAGACCCTGCGCAAGCTGCCCGTATCAGGCGACATCCTGTTCACGATCCGCATTTTTGTCGATCCGATGCGCCGGCTCGCCTCGCATCCGGATGGAACCAAACTGGCCCACTCATTCGCGGACCAGTTGGACCTGCTTGACCACAACCAACTTGCCTACAAGGGACTGGTCGCTGATCGTGACGGGCTTGCCGAACGCCTGCGGGCACTGGCGTCGACAACGAACTAG
- a CDS encoding sigma-54 dependent transcriptional regulator: MARSVLIVDDDPVQRRIVEAAVSKFGYEAIAVDGGEAALTAMDGPRGRDVGVVILDLVMPGVDGLEVLKRMREREIGIPVIVQTAKGSIDTAVSAMRAGAFDFVVKPASPDRLQVALANAMKVEAFEGEAKRTRKGAAGALSFKDLVTGSPRMERVIGLAKKAAASNIPILIEGESGVGKELVARAIQGSSDRKGKPFVTVNCGAIPDNLVESILFGHEKGSFTGATEKHAGKFVEANGGTLFLDEIGDLPLDVQVKLLRAVQEGEIDAVGARSTVKVDIRLISATHRDLLQRVKDGEFREDLFYRLNVFPIHVPPLRDRREDVPMLVQHFMAKVGPAESRARISGISASAMAMLKAYDWPGNIRQLENAIFRAVVLCEGPVLTADEFPQIKAQVDGIDTAALASAEEEVVSTGETEHASAVPVIGDRAESADPAAPTDHFGLLRALDERGNVRPLADLENEMIKLAIDRYNGQMSEVARRLGIGRSTLYRKLKEMGIDPDAGRSDRLAS; the protein is encoded by the coding sequence ATGGCCCGTTCCGTACTCATTGTCGACGATGATCCCGTCCAGCGCCGCATCGTCGAAGCGGCTGTTTCCAAATTTGGTTACGAAGCCATTGCCGTCGATGGCGGTGAGGCCGCCCTGACGGCCATGGACGGACCGCGTGGCCGCGACGTCGGCGTCGTCATCCTCGATCTGGTCATGCCTGGTGTGGACGGCCTCGAAGTCCTCAAGCGCATGCGCGAACGCGAGATCGGCATCCCGGTCATCGTTCAGACCGCCAAGGGCAGCATCGACACCGCCGTTTCGGCGATGCGCGCGGGGGCGTTCGACTTCGTGGTCAAGCCCGCCTCGCCGGATCGCCTGCAGGTCGCGCTCGCCAATGCGATGAAGGTGGAGGCCTTCGAGGGCGAAGCCAAGCGCACCCGCAAGGGTGCGGCCGGCGCGCTGAGCTTCAAGGACCTTGTCACGGGCAGCCCGAGGATGGAGCGCGTCATCGGGCTCGCAAAGAAAGCCGCCGCATCGAACATCCCGATTCTGATCGAAGGCGAATCGGGTGTCGGCAAGGAACTCGTCGCGCGCGCGATCCAGGGATCGAGCGACCGCAAGGGTAAGCCGTTCGTGACCGTCAACTGCGGTGCGATCCCGGACAATCTGGTCGAGAGCATCCTGTTCGGCCACGAGAAGGGCTCGTTTACCGGCGCGACCGAGAAGCATGCCGGCAAATTCGTCGAGGCGAACGGCGGCACGCTGTTCCTCGATGAAATCGGCGACCTGCCGCTCGACGTCCAGGTGAAGCTGCTGCGGGCAGTGCAGGAAGGCGAGATCGATGCCGTCGGCGCGCGTTCGACCGTGAAGGTCGACATCCGCCTGATATCGGCAACCCATCGCGACCTGCTGCAAAGGGTCAAGGATGGCGAGTTCCGCGAGGACCTTTTCTACCGGCTCAACGTCTTTCCGATCCACGTGCCGCCATTGCGCGACCGCCGCGAAGACGTTCCCATGCTGGTCCAGCATTTCATGGCGAAGGTAGGCCCCGCCGAATCACGTGCCAGGATTTCGGGGATATCCGCCTCCGCGATGGCGATGCTGAAGGCCTATGACTGGCCCGGCAACATCCGCCAGCTCGAAAACGCGATCTTCCGCGCCGTCGTGCTGTGCGAGGGGCCTGTCCTGACCGCCGACGAATTTCCGCAGATCAAGGCGCAGGTCGATGGGATCGATACCGCTGCGCTCGCCAGCGCCGAGGAGGAGGTCGTCTCCACGGGCGAAACGGAGCACGCTTCCGCAGTGCCGGTGATCGGAGATCGGGCCGAATCAGCGGACCCTGCTGCTCCGACCGATCATTTCGGGCTGCTGCGCGCGCTGGACGAGCGCGGAAACGTCAGGCCCCTTGCGGACCTTGAAAACGAGATGATCAAGCTCGCCATCGACCGCTACAACGGCCAGATGAGCGAGGTTGCCCGCCGTCTCGGCATCGGAAGATCCACGCTTTATCGCAAATTGAAGGAGATGGGCATCGATCCGGACGCTGGCCGTTCCGATCGTCTGGCATCTTGA
- a CDS encoding M3 family oligoendopeptidase: protein MTEGAQALTDLPEWNLADLYSGMDAPELKRDLLSVAKDAAAFEDRWKGTLADEASKGPASGLGKAVQDYEALEDLMGRIGSYAGLLYAGDTSDPKRAKLYGDVQEKLTDASAKLLFFTLELNLIDDDLIGSALDQDAAFGHYRPWVLDLRKDKPYQLEDRIEQLFHEKSITGRGSWNRLFDETMTALRFNVGGELLALEPTLNKLQDPDGKVRQMASEALAATFRDNIRTFTLITNTLAKDKEISDRWRGFEDIADSRHLANRVEREVVDALAEAVRNAYPRLSHRYYAMKAKWLGMDQMNHWDRNAPLPETPKATIGWDEARNTVLSAYQLFDPKMAEIARGFFDKNWIDAPVRPGKSPGAFAHPTVPSAHPYVLLNYMGKPRDVMTLAHELGHGVHQVLAAPQGALMASTPLTLAETASVFGEMLTFRSLLDRTKDRRERKAMLAQKVEDMINTVVRQIAFYEFERKIHTERREGELTADRIGELWLSVQGESLGPAIRIREGYETFWSYIPHFIHSPFYVYAYAFGDCLVNSLYAVYQNAESGFQEKYFEMLRAGGTKHHSELLAPFGLDASDPAFWDKGLSVIENLIDELEALDKS from the coding sequence ATGACGGAAGGCGCGCAGGCGCTCACCGATCTGCCGGAGTGGAACCTGGCCGATCTCTACTCGGGCATGGATGCGCCCGAACTGAAGCGCGACCTCTTGAGCGTAGCGAAGGACGCGGCTGCGTTCGAAGACCGCTGGAAGGGTACGCTGGCTGACGAAGCTTCGAAGGGGCCTGCGAGCGGCCTCGGCAAAGCGGTTCAGGACTATGAGGCGCTTGAAGACCTCATGGGCCGGATCGGCTCTTATGCGGGGCTTCTCTATGCGGGTGACACGTCCGATCCGAAGCGGGCGAAACTTTATGGCGACGTGCAGGAAAAGCTGACCGATGCCAGCGCCAAGCTCCTGTTCTTCACGCTCGAACTCAACCTGATCGACGACGATCTCATCGGCTCTGCGCTCGATCAGGACGCAGCCTTCGGCCACTACCGGCCATGGGTGCTCGATCTGCGCAAGGACAAGCCCTATCAGCTCGAGGACCGCATCGAGCAGCTTTTCCACGAGAAGTCGATTACGGGCCGTGGCTCCTGGAATCGGCTCTTCGACGAGACGATGACGGCGCTGCGCTTCAACGTGGGCGGCGAACTGCTTGCGCTGGAACCGACCCTCAACAAGCTGCAGGACCCGGACGGCAAGGTGCGGCAGATGGCGTCCGAAGCGCTCGCCGCGACCTTCCGCGACAACATTCGCACCTTCACGCTCATCACCAACACGCTCGCCAAGGACAAGGAAATTTCCGACCGCTGGCGCGGCTTCGAAGACATCGCGGATTCCCGGCATCTCGCAAACCGCGTCGAGCGCGAGGTTGTCGATGCGCTGGCCGAGGCGGTCCGCAATGCCTATCCGCGCCTGTCTCACCGCTACTACGCGATGAAGGCGAAGTGGCTCGGCATGGACCAGATGAACCACTGGGACCGCAACGCCCCCCTGCCCGAGACGCCCAAGGCGACGATCGGCTGGGACGAGGCCCGCAACACCGTGCTGTCGGCCTATCAGCTCTTCGATCCGAAGATGGCCGAGATCGCGCGCGGCTTCTTCGACAAGAACTGGATCGACGCGCCGGTTCGTCCCGGCAAGTCGCCGGGCGCCTTCGCGCACCCGACCGTTCCGTCAGCGCATCCTTACGTCCTGCTCAACTATATGGGCAAGCCGCGCGACGTGATGACGCTCGCGCACGAGCTCGGTCACGGCGTGCACCAGGTCCTCGCCGCACCGCAAGGCGCGCTGATGGCCTCGACGCCGCTCACCCTGGCCGAGACCGCCTCCGTGTTTGGCGAGATGCTGACCTTCCGCTCGCTGCTCGACCGCACGAAGGATCGCCGCGAACGCAAGGCGATGCTGGCCCAGAAGGTCGAGGACATGATCAACACGGTCGTGCGCCAGATCGCGTTCTACGAATTCGAGCGCAAGATCCACACGGAACGGCGCGAGGGCGAATTGACGGCCGATCGCATCGGCGAACTCTGGCTGAGCGTACAGGGCGAAAGCCTCGGACCTGCGATCCGCATCCGCGAAGGGTACGAGACCTTCTGGAGCTACATCCCGCACTTCATCCATTCGCCCTTCTATGTCTACGCCTATGCGTTCGGCGACTGCCTCGTGAACTCGCTCTATGCGGTCTATCAGAACGCGGAGAGCGGCTTTCAGGAGAAGTATTTCGAGATGCTCAGGGCCGGCGGCACCAAGCACCATTCCGAGTTGCTGGCGCCCTTCGGGCTCGACGCGTCGGATCCGGCCTTCTGGGACAAGGGGCTCTCGGTCATCGAAAATCTGATCGACGAGCTGGAAGCGCTGGACAAGAGCTGA
- a CDS encoding N-acetylmuramidase domain-containing protein translates to MFDTTTLKEIETAAREIGIETAALAAVAHIESGLRTHAMIGGRVEPLIRFEGHYFDRRLTGTKRDRARAEGLASPTAGAIANPASQASRWKLLERAAAIDRAAAYESVSWGIGQVMGAHWAWLGFATVEALVAQARSGVGGQLRLMTRYIVKAGLADALRNRDWASFARGYNGPGYRRNEYDTKLARAYARYEKMQEPAQKTALLRRGARGKDVVFVQTALAERGIVLAIDGIFGAQTERAVRDYQRDKGLVVDGIVGQATRAALSDERWVPSMPGWITRVFRRLRTGRKRLTHKASTR, encoded by the coding sequence ATGTTCGACACGACGACATTGAAGGAAATCGAGACGGCAGCGCGCGAGATCGGCATAGAGACTGCAGCGCTGGCGGCGGTGGCGCATATCGAGAGCGGGCTGCGCACGCATGCCATGATCGGCGGGCGGGTGGAGCCGCTCATCCGCTTCGAAGGCCATTATTTCGACCGCCGGCTGACAGGAACGAAACGCGATCGCGCCCGCGCGGAAGGGCTTGCATCGCCGACTGCGGGCGCGATCGCGAACCCCGCCTCGCAAGCATCACGCTGGAAACTGCTCGAACGCGCCGCCGCGATCGACCGCGCGGCGGCCTACGAATCCGTATCATGGGGCATCGGCCAGGTGATGGGTGCGCACTGGGCGTGGCTCGGCTTTGCGACCGTCGAGGCGTTGGTTGCCCAGGCACGCAGCGGCGTCGGCGGGCAGTTGCGCCTGATGACCCGCTATATCGTAAAAGCCGGCCTTGCCGACGCCTTGCGCAACCGGGATTGGGCAAGCTTCGCCCGCGGCTACAATGGCCCCGGCTATCGCCGCAACGAATACGACACGAAACTCGCGCGAGCTTATGCCCGCTACGAAAAGATGCAGGAACCGGCACAGAAGACCGCTTTGCTCCGGCGTGGCGCACGCGGCAAGGACGTCGTCTTCGTCCAGACCGCGCTCGCAGAACGCGGAATCGTGTTGGCCATCGACGGCATCTTCGGAGCGCAGACCGAGCGAGCCGTACGTGACTACCAGCGCGACAAGGGCCTCGTTGTCGATGGCATTGTCGGCCAGGCGACCCGTGCGGCCCTTTCAGATGAGCGTTGGGTACCGTCGATGCCCGGCTGGATAACGCGTGTCTTTCGGCGGTTGCGCACGGGTCGCAAGCGTTTGACCCACAAGGCAAGCACACGGTAA
- a CDS encoding aminotransferase class IV family protein: protein MSAEGPLRDRRGSGFHLIETMRWEPDVGLIRRDLHLARLRASARELGFACREDDVDATLAPLDGTAGMRRVRLTLQHDGTTSLETWAYTKLAADAVWTVRIADTRLASSDGLLRHKTSRRAVYETARGEFPIHDADEVLLRNERDEICEGTITTIFAVLDDGKLYTPPLSSGLLAGVLRAEMIASGFAEERVLTVSDLTGAEALFVGNSLRGLIPARLASSLQP from the coding sequence ATGTCTGCTGAAGGGCCGCTTCGCGACAGGCGAGGCTCCGGCTTTCACCTGATCGAGACGATGCGATGGGAGCCGGACGTCGGGCTGATCCGTCGCGACTTGCATCTGGCGAGGCTGAGAGCCTCCGCGCGCGAACTCGGTTTCGCCTGCCGCGAGGATGACGTAGACGCCACGCTTGCACCGCTCGACGGCACCGCCGGGATGCGTCGGGTACGCCTCACCTTGCAGCATGACGGCACGACCAGTCTGGAAACATGGGCCTATACGAAATTGGCCGCCGATGCCGTCTGGACCGTGAGAATCGCAGATACGCGCCTCGCATCGTCAGACGGACTCCTGCGCCACAAGACCTCCCGCCGTGCAGTCTACGAAACCGCGCGTGGCGAGTTTCCAATCCATGATGCCGACGAAGTGCTTTTGCGCAACGAACGCGACGAGATTTGCGAGGGCACCATCACCACCATCTTCGCCGTGCTGGACGACGGCAAACTCTACACCCCGCCGCTGTCGAGCGGCCTTCTCGCCGGCGTGTTGCGCGCGGAGATGATCGCATCCGGATTCGCAGAAGAGCGCGTGTTGACCGTTTCCGACCTCACTGGCGCAGAAGCGCTCTTCGTCGGCAATTCGCTGCGCGGCCTGATCCCAGCACGCCTGGCAAGTTCGTTACAACCATGA
- a CDS encoding aminodeoxychorismate synthase component I — protein sequence MATRPKRAYFRNDLNGQETLFSDPGAMIVAWAAEDFLPALDRVEQARADGKWLAGYISYEAGYLLDPALKALLPTNRRAPLLCFGVFDGPADTSTLDRDRANEQTNSFLVEPRATWGPDHYAEKFERLHRHLREGDCYQGNLTFPVEARWGGDPFAVFNALRQRQPVRYASFIDLDGPIVVSRSPELFFQVARDRWIETLPMKGTAPRGKTPQEDEALKTFLGNDPKNQAENRMIVDLLRNDISRISEVGTLDVPELFRVESYPTVHQMVSRVRARLIEGLTFRDILAGLFPCGSITGAPKISVMKILRALEDKPRDVYCGAIGWIAPTGEMRFSVAIRTISLFPDGEAVYNIGGGVVFDSTAEGEYEECLLKGRFATGEAPAFT from the coding sequence ATGGCTACGCGGCCGAAGCGCGCTTATTTTCGCAATGACCTGAACGGTCAGGAGACGCTGTTCAGCGATCCCGGCGCGATGATCGTCGCGTGGGCGGCTGAAGATTTTCTGCCCGCGCTCGATCGCGTGGAGCAGGCGCGCGCGGACGGCAAGTGGCTGGCAGGCTACATCTCCTATGAAGCCGGCTATTTGCTCGACCCGGCACTGAAAGCACTCCTACCGACCAACCGGCGCGCGCCGCTGCTCTGCTTCGGCGTGTTCGATGGACCGGCCGACACGAGCACGCTCGACAGGGACAGGGCCAACGAGCAAACCAATTCCTTTCTGGTCGAGCCAAGGGCGACCTGGGGACCGGATCATTACGCGGAAAAATTCGAGCGGCTGCATCGTCATCTGCGCGAGGGCGACTGTTATCAGGGCAACCTGACCTTTCCGGTAGAAGCGCGCTGGGGCGGCGATCCCTTCGCGGTCTTCAATGCGCTGAGGCAGCGCCAGCCGGTGCGGTACGCATCCTTCATCGACCTCGACGGGCCGATCGTCGTCTCGCGTTCGCCGGAGCTGTTCTTTCAGGTCGCGCGCGACCGCTGGATAGAGACGCTTCCGATGAAGGGCACCGCGCCACGCGGCAAGACCCCGCAGGAAGACGAGGCGCTGAAGACCTTTCTCGGCAACGACCCGAAAAACCAGGCCGAGAACCGGATGATCGTGGACCTGCTGCGCAATGACATCTCGCGCATCAGCGAGGTCGGTACGCTCGACGTGCCCGAACTCTTCCGCGTCGAGAGCTATCCGACCGTGCACCAGATGGTGAGCCGGGTCCGCGCGCGCCTCATCGAGGGGCTGACGTTCCGGGACATCCTGGCTGGGCTGTTTCCATGCGGTTCCATCACCGGCGCACCGAAAATCAGCGTGATGAAAATCCTGCGCGCGTTGGAGGACAAGCCGCGCGACGTCTATTGCGGAGCGATCGGATGGATAGCCCCGACGGGTGAAATGCGTTTCAGCGTGGCGATCCGCACGATCTCGCTCTTTCCCGACGGCGAAGCCGTCTACAATATCGGCGGCGGTGTGGTGTTCGATTCCACCGCTGAGGGAGAATATGAGGAATGTCTGCTGAAGGGCCGCTTCGCGACAGGCGAGGCTCCGGCTTTCACCTGA
- a CDS encoding DUF882 domain-containing protein, with protein sequence MLKLLGCLAVALFVSISAAVPAKAETRSLKLYFIHTKERAEITYKRNGRYDQRGLDQINRFLRDWRRNEPAKMDPRLLDLVWSVYKSVGARDYIHVVSAYRSPATNKALRGRSSGVAEKSQHMLGKAMDFYIPGVKLSTLRAAAFKAEGGGVGYYPKSGSPFVHLDVGNVRSWPRMSRPELMALFPDGKTIHVPTDGKPLPGFNQALAAYESRKRSGGDIQVASANSRSGSGRGLLATLFGGGGGADDEEDSSPAMAAAPSRAPTPAAAVPQQPAAQPEPQAETPETIIASLPARSVPLPGAAPRPMIDVGATASAPLIAGLPAAQVPPTADPLAVEAETEVALNIPLPTRRPNYTAEPMQVAAAEQPDLPISAIAPERRRAGSDAISDMLAMTASEARADVVINAPVPGLRPSEGLDVNDGMQVASVSPSEETSGDVFVLASLPTTTAASREEVTAVVPAERPSASSTQPARDGRMASLSASPRVAVIGREAGADAASALESGVRTTAKSGKPRADEARRDPKSVLVPVEHDLTRWAFKREVTVETAGGTKQPAEAFDMVRTAPQAVYTAGFQQGAPTASADRFSGKAVTFMSVAKFATN encoded by the coding sequence TTGCTGAAATTGCTGGGTTGCCTCGCTGTCGCACTCTTCGTTTCGATCTCCGCTGCGGTCCCGGCCAAGGCCGAAACCCGCTCGTTGAAGCTCTATTTCATCCATACGAAAGAGCGAGCCGAGATCACCTACAAGCGCAATGGCCGCTACGATCAGCGCGGCCTTGACCAGATCAACCGCTTCCTGCGCGACTGGCGTCGCAACGAACCTGCGAAGATGGACCCCCGTCTTCTCGATCTCGTGTGGAGCGTCTACAAGTCGGTCGGCGCCCGCGATTACATTCATGTCGTGTCCGCCTACCGGTCGCCCGCGACCAACAAGGCGCTGCGCGGCCGCTCATCGGGTGTCGCCGAGAAAAGCCAGCACATGCTCGGCAAGGCGATGGATTTCTATATCCCGGGCGTGAAGCTCTCGACGCTGCGCGCGGCAGCCTTCAAGGCCGAAGGCGGCGGCGTCGGCTACTACCCCAAATCCGGGTCGCCCTTCGTCCATCTGGATGTCGGCAACGTCCGTTCCTGGCCGCGCATGAGCCGCCCGGAACTGATGGCGCTCTTCCCCGATGGCAAGACGATCCACGTTCCGACGGACGGCAAGCCGCTGCCCGGCTTCAATCAGGCGCTGGCAGCCTACGAATCGCGCAAGCGCAGCGGTGGCGACATCCAGGTCGCAAGTGCCAACTCACGCTCCGGCTCCGGTCGCGGCCTTCTCGCCACGCTCTTCGGTGGAGGCGGCGGTGCCGATGACGAAGAGGATTCGTCGCCCGCAATGGCCGCGGCGCCCTCGCGTGCACCGACGCCGGCCGCGGCAGTTCCGCAGCAGCCGGCAGCCCAGCCCGAACCGCAGGCGGAAACGCCCGAGACGATCATCGCCTCCTTGCCCGCACGCAGCGTGCCGCTGCCTGGCGCCGCGCCCCGTCCGATGATCGATGTCGGCGCGACAGCATCCGCTCCGCTGATCGCCGGCCTGCCGGCGGCGCAGGTTCCGCCAACCGCCGATCCACTTGCAGTGGAAGCCGAGACCGAGGTTGCGCTCAACATTCCGCTTCCGACGCGCCGCCCGAACTATACCGCTGAGCCGATGCAGGTTGCCGCGGCCGAACAGCCCGATCTGCCGATCTCCGCGATCGCACCGGAGCGCCGTCGCGCCGGATCGGACGCGATTTCCGACATGCTGGCCATGACTGCCAGCGAGGCGCGCGCCGACGTGGTGATCAATGCGCCCGTTCCGGGGCTCCGTCCCAGCGAAGGCCTGGACGTCAATGACGGCATGCAGGTCGCGTCCGTCTCGCCGTCCGAGGAAACCTCGGGCGATGTGTTCGTACTGGCATCGCTTCCGACGACGACGGCTGCGTCCCGTGAAGAGGTGACTGCGGTTGTCCCCGCGGAGCGTCCGAGTGCAAGCTCGACGCAGCCGGCCAGGGATGGTCGCATGGCCTCGCTCAGCGCTTCGCCGCGTGTGGCGGTCATCGGCCGCGAAGCCGGAGCGGATGCCGCGTCGGCGCTCGAATCGGGTGTGCGCACCACGGCGAAGTCGGGCAAGCCCCGTGCAGACGAAGCCCGCCGCGATCCCAAGTCCGTTCTCGTTCCGGTCGAGCACGATCTCACTCGCTGGGCTTTCAAGCGTGAAGTCACCGTCGAGACGGCTGGCGGCACGAAGCAGCCTGCCGAGGCGTTCGACATGGTCCGCACAGCGCCGCAGGCGGTCTACACCGCAGGCTTCCAGCAAGGCGCACCGACTGCCAGCGCCGACCGCTTCAGCGGCAAGGCCGTCACCTTCATGTCGGTCGCAAAGTTCGCCACCAACTGA
- a CDS encoding 2-dehydro-3-deoxy-phosphogluconate aldolase, whose product MRSAGQKTEQLLPVMTGQPVIPVLKIDRLEDAVPLARALARGGLPAIEITLRTPVALDAIRAASDAVPEAIVGAGTILNPEQFSQAVAAGARFIVSPGLTPALIDAAAASPIPLLPGAITPGEIMAAGDAGYSLLKFFPAEQAGGAAFLKALSSPLAGVRFCPTGGIGAKNADDYLSLPNVICVGGSWIAPDALVAAGKWDEIEALAREAAGLTRA is encoded by the coding sequence ATGCGATCAGCCGGACAGAAAACCGAGCAGCTTTTGCCCGTGATGACGGGCCAGCCGGTCATCCCGGTCCTCAAGATCGATCGCCTGGAGGACGCCGTTCCGCTTGCGCGCGCACTTGCCCGCGGCGGACTGCCGGCGATCGAGATCACGCTGCGCACCCCGGTCGCGCTCGATGCGATCAGGGCGGCGTCCGATGCCGTGCCCGAAGCGATCGTCGGCGCGGGCACCATCCTCAACCCGGAACAGTTCAGCCAGGCTGTCGCCGCCGGCGCGCGCTTCATCGTCAGCCCCGGCCTGACCCCTGCCCTGATCGACGCTGCGGCGGCGAGCCCAATCCCGCTTCTCCCGGGCGCTATCACGCCCGGCGAGATCATGGCCGCAGGCGATGCCGGCTATTCGCTGCTGAAATTCTTTCCCGCAGAACAGGCCGGCGGCGCGGCCTTCCTCAAGGCCCTGTCCTCGCCGCTGGCCGGCGTCCGCTTCTGCCCGACGGGCGGCATCGGTGCGAAGAACGCGGACGACTACCTGTCGCTGCCCAACGTCATCTGCGTCGGCGGCTCCTGGATCGCCCCCGACGCCCTCGTCGCAGCCGGCAAATGGGACGAGATCGAAGCGCTGGCACGCGAGGCGGCGGGACTCACGCGCGCATAA